From a single Triplophysa rosa linkage group LG1, Trosa_1v2, whole genome shotgun sequence genomic region:
- the LOC130559977 gene encoding gastrula zinc finger protein XlCGF8.2DB-like, giving the protein MDFVKEESEDTNAPRTCEVKTKGQRDLVEVKAECHELKVEAKDLFQEPHQFKAEETVVKSEEDSLSCSETEIDKSLKCKKSFTKKEHILDHFKIHDEEKSFACDKCEKSFVHNASLKNHMRVHSGERPYVCHQCGKSYIHKDSLTDHLRTHTGEKPFKCPECEKCFMHKSSIIHHVKTHTLERPFKCLQCGKGFIHKGNLSVHTRIHSGERPFTCSQCGKDFKYQPNLVSHMKMHLGEKLHRCSHCDKSFIEESQLKKHLKIHANEKPFVCSFCDKTFLLRYNLKEHQKVHTGERPNVCFKCGKAFARSIQLKEHEYSHAEEKPFKCLYCGKGFPRSCSLKKHVRMHTGEKPYHCPLCGKGFSQLSNALTHKRKHCPRLSR; this is encoded by the exons ATGGATTTTGTTAAAGAAGAGAGCGAAGACACGAATGCTCCAAGAACGTGTGAAGTGAAAACCAAAGGACAAAGAG ATCTGGTGGAAGTAAAAGCGGAATGTCATGAACTGAAGGTGGAGGCGAAAGATCTATTCCAGGAACCTCATCAATTCAAAGCTGAAGAAACAGTTGTGAAGTCTGAAGAAGATTCTTTAAGTTGCTCAGAGACTGAGATTGACAAAAGCCTTAAATGTAAAAAGAGtttcacaaaaaaagaacacattttgGATCACTTCAAAATTCACGATGAAGAGAAGTCTTTCGCGTGTGATAAATGTGAAAAGAGTTTCGTTCATAATGCAAGCCTTAAAAACCACATGAGGGTTCATTCTGGAGAGAGGCCATATGTATGCCACCAATGTGGAAAGAGTTACATCCATAAAGATAGCCTTACTGACCATTTAAGAACCCACACCGGAGAGAAGCCCTTCAAGTGCCCTGAATGTGAAAAATGTTTCATGCATAAAAGTAGCATTATACATCACGTAAAAACTCACACTCTAGAGAGACCTTTTAAATGTCTTCAGTGCGGAAAGGGTTTCATTCATAAAGGAAACTTAAGCGTTCACACACGAATTCATTCTGGAGAGAGACCTTTCACGTGCTCTCAGTGCGGTAAAGATTTCAAGTATCAACCCAACCTAGTAAGTCATATGAAAATGCATTTGGGTGAGAAATTGCATCGCTGTTCTCATTGTGACAAGAGTTTCATTGAGGAGAGTCAGCTCAAAAAACACCTGAAAATCCATGCAAATGAGAAGCCGTTTGTGTGCTCTTTTTGTGACAAGACTTTTTTATTGCGCTACAATTTAAAAGAGCATCAGAAAGTACATACTGGTGAGAGACcaaatgtgtgctttaaatgtggCAAAGCCTTTGCAAGATCCATTCAGTTGAAAGAGCATGAATATAGTCATGCTGAAGAAAAACCTTTTAAGTGTTTGTATTGTGGAAAGGGCTTTCCCCGTTCATGTTCCTTGAAAAAACACGTGAGGATGCATACTGGAGAGAAGCCGTACCACTGCCCCTTGTGTGGAAAGGGTTTTAGCCAATTAAGTAATGCTCTGACCCATAAGAGAAAGCACTGTCCAAGGTTGTCACGATGA